AAGCTTCGTCGTCGTTTTCACCTTCCAAGCCTGCCAAACCATTTCCAATAGTCCCTCCAGTTTCATCTGCAATCGCTGTGACATCAAGGGTGTGCGCATCCGTATCTGTTGCTTCTTCTCTAGGGACAGCTGCACCTCTTGCAGTCCCCCCAGCAACAGTGGAGTGCTCATCCCTGTCCACTGTGCCTGTCACAGGTGTGGCAACATTTTGTGTAAGCATAGGATTAGGCGACTCAGCACCACCACGGGGGTTGTTGTGCTGTGTGCAGAATACATGATCTCCAAGATTACTGCTGTCAGGAATTTGCATCTGAGGGTCAATTTCTACTTGCAACTCATTTAGGTCAATCATCTCCACCGTTGCACACACCAAGTTGACGAAGCAAGTTAGGTGAATCAAGTAAGCATCCAGCACACAGAGTGTACGCAAGAAATTTAATAAGAGACAACATTTAGCTTGATGCAATTTTCTTTTTTACCAGAGCGTTGCTACAAAATACAGTAAGCATACGTGCATGAAAAACCAAACACAAGTCGCTCTTTCTCTACACATGTTTTCATTTATTTGGGCACAATATATCAACAGTAGTTTCTTACAACAGAGGTATTTTTTCCGTGatgtaatttttttgttttctaaatGTTCACAGGAGAGCAACAGTTCACCATGTGATTCAAGGTTTTGGTGAAGCAAGGCGCATGGAAAAGATTATTTCTTCATCGAAGTGCATCTTTTTAGCTTTTGGGAAACTTGTGTCAACATGACTGATATCGAGAGTAGATTGTTATATGTTCTAGTTTTTAGGAGTAGTCAAGGGTGATGCACTCTTTGTGTTCAAATAACTTTACTTTTTAGTTGCTTTGTATTGGGAGGAACAGAACACTTATCTTCTATGCACAAGACCGTTTTCACTTGCTATTTTCCTTTTGTCTTTCTGTTTCCATATGATCCTTCTTTGCAGAATCATTATTAGGCAATTAATATGGTCATTCCaaactaacattttttttcaaaatgcaaCTGGAGCATCCTACTATTCATAACATGTCCATGTTTAAAGCAGGAAATAACGTTCAACCATTTTTCCTTGAAGGTAATGTTCGCTACTAGGCAGTTTTTTTAttcattcattttttctttttgtAGTAATATGCAGTATCTCGTATGAGTTGCTTAGGATATTCAGTAGATGCTCAAAACAGTGTTGCTTTAAGTATAGTAGTTGACAACAATCATGTTAGTTCTTTTTTTGAAATTATCATGTTAGTTGCTTCAGATAACCAACGGTAGTTGCTTGAAATAAGCATCCCAATAAGAAGGGTTTTAATATCTCCCCCAACACTTTTAGCTTATAACAGTATCAACAGTTTATCTTCTTGAAACCAACAAAGTTCTTTTTTGCCTTAAAAACCATAGCATTTACTTCAAAGGAACATAGCTTTTGCCTAAAGTAAGTAAGGTAGTTGCTCAGAACAAGGGGTTTCACTAATGTTGCAGACCACCTAAAATGTTTCATGAAACAAAGCTATCCTAGCCCTGTTTGTCAATCACAGTTTTTCGTTGCTTGAAATAACATCACAATTTGCTCTCAAAATCAACATAATTTGCTTAAAGACGTGTTTCCAAATTCTAGCAATTTTTAGGATAAATAACCACAGTAGATCAACAATAGCTACAAATTATCCTCTTGAGACCAGCAGAGTTCTTTTTTGccttaaaaatcatatcatttgcTTAAAAGGAACATAGCTTTTGCCTAAAGTAAGTAAGGTAGTTGCTCAGAACAAGGGGGCTTCACTAATGTTGCAGACCACATAAAAGGATTCATAAAACAAAGCTATCCTAGCCCTGTTTGTCAATCACAATTTTTCGTTGCTTGAAATAACCTCACAATTTGTTATCAAAATCAACAAAATTTGCTTAAAGATGTGTTTCTAAATTCTAGGAATTTTTGGGATAAAAATAAGGGCAAAAATAACCACAGTGGATCAACAATAGCTATAGTTTATCTTCTTGAAACCATTATAGTTCTTTTTTGCCTTAAAAACCATGGCATTTGCTTAAAAGGAACATAGCTTTTGCCTAAAGTAAGTAAGGTATTTGCTCAGAACAAGGGGTTTCACTAATGTTGCAGACCACCTAAAAGGTTTCATGAAACAAAGCTATCCTAGCCCTGTTTGTCAATCATAGTTTTTCGTTGCTTGAAATAACATCACAATTTGCTCTCAAAATCAATAGAATTTGCTCAAATATCTGTTCCTAGATCATAGCAATTTTTGGGATAAAAATAACCACAGAAAATCTCTTTTTTGGACTAGCACTCATGAAAAAGAAGTTGTAGCACAATATAGATGAGTATATGAAGTCTTTTTGTATAAAACTGACCAAAATAATCCAAAAAATCCAGGAAGAATCAACAAGGACAGGAGTAGGTACTTTGGCAAATCCCAGGCGAATTATATGGAAGAGCTGGGCAAACCTGATCTCCTTGTGTGTCCTTGCTTAGTATTTTCTTTCAGTTTTTGTCAATTTTCTTTGACTGACAACCCCCCTATGTCGCCATTGCAAGGTGAACCGAGGTCTCTAGATCTGGGAAACGAGGCTTGGGGGAGAAGAAGATGGGATTCATGGGTGGTTTGCTCAGGAGAAGGGAACGGCTAAGGGGGGACCAGGTGGAGTTGGCTTGCGGGGAGGGTGGGCATGCAATTCGCGTGATACAGTGGTGGACAGGTGGGTTTCCTTTTTCGCGCGGGGGAGGGACCAAAACCTTCCTTTTATGGCCGACTGTCAGGGAATACTAGGGAGCACCCGGCCACTCCCTAGCCACGTCCttattctttttttctctctccatCCCACTAATCAAATGCAGTTGACCAGACAATTCGGAAACAAAGTAAGGGACATAGTTGCATGCATGCACAAATGGAGGCTCAAAATAGACCCGCCCGGTCTTTGTCCAAACGCGTCCGCGGATATTTCAGGGGTCATATTTGGTTACTGTAGATACTCTGACACCGATAAATACCAAATTCAGTTTTCAGGAGAATACCTTAGGTGCAAAGTTGTCAGGGGTCATATTTGGTTACTGTAGATACTCTGACACCGATAAATACCAAATTCAGTTTTCAGGAGAATACCTTAGGTGCAAAGTTGTCAAAATCCCCttaataaaaatccaaaaaagaagaTGATGGAATCAAACCTCAACACCTTTACCCTCCGCACGTTATAGCAATTGCGAATTGCGATTGCGGCGCACCACACGACCACAAcaacccctcttcctcctccctctctcttCGCACTAACCAATCCGAGTACAACTCGCCGTACTCGCACGCACACATAGGCAGATCCAATCCGACTGTACAaaagcgccgccgtccgccgctcacgtggaagagggagagggagcagcggAGAGGAGAAGGTAAcactagcttcttcttcttcttcttcttcttcttcttcttcttggttatCGTCTCCTTCCCTTAGTTAGATTTAGTTTTGCGGTTTCATGATCTCTGCTCTATCATACATGCTAGATAGATACGCGCTGTTTCTCGGTTCGTCTGGCCGTGCCCCGTTCTTGATTTCAGTTGCGGATTCCCGTTCCTTGATTTGGTTTCCTCGAAGCAAAGAACACTGGAAGGATCCATATCGAATTGGATTCGACACGAATCTATGGCCTGGCTACTCGAATCTAATCGCGTTGTAGTGGAAGCTAGCTGTACGGTGGCTTAATGGAATAGAATTGCGACGCTGTTTTCTCTTGACTTAATCCCAGATATTAAAAAATAGCTGCACTGAGCATAATACTACTACTCCTTCCCACCATCGTTACCAGATTTTTTAGATTGGAAAGGCTCATTAATAATGATTAGCAGTGCAAAAGTTGTATCTTTCAGCTGTAAAATACAGTGAAAGGACATTGACGTGTCAGTTTCTGTCTCGTGCAAATCGTGACATGGGAACGGGGATACAGGGAAAAGTGCCCTTCGCTTGCTTCCCCCCTCACGGGAGGAGAGACAGTGTGGTGTGGAGGGACTTCTGGGGTTGAGGTGTAGGATCTCTCAAATCTCAATAATTGTGATCGGAATCAGTGACATCAAGAACCCTTTCGGTTTGGATCTTGTCCTTTTTGTTACAACTTGTAAAGTACTAGTATATATTGGCGATAATTGTGGAGTCTATCAACTTAGGTTTGCTTGGACTTGTTATAATCTCAATCGAACAGCAGTGGTATGCATATGCTTTGTTCTTGCATGGAACTGAATATTTTGTACTTGTCTTCAGTTTCAGTTGAATGTAGGCCCTGATGATTAAGGAATGATTCTCCTTTGGTACTACCTCTGTTCACTAATGTaggacgttttcgcagttcaatttaaactgcAAAAACTTCCTACATTAGTGAACAGAGGGTATAGTTGTGTACATCAACAATTAATGGTTGCTTTTGGACTCAAAGTTAACTGCAAATAGTTCGGCCTTTTGCtgtatatattactccctccataccaAAATATAAAAgatgtcttatattttggtacagaggtagtATATGCTTAACATGCTAAAACCATACGCAATGGAACATTTCAAGTCAAGATTTCACGTGTTAGTGTATTATGCGTGCCAGATTGCTCACACTCTTCTTGTTTCTGCAGGACTTCCACGACTATATGCAACCTCCTGGAACAGTCTAGTTCCTAAATCCTTCTTCCATTCTGGCAGATATCAAGAGATCATTCAGGTCTCGCACCTCTGAGTGGGTGTGGATTTGCAACAATTCTGCGATCAACTTATCGCTGCCTCTTGGAGTAATCCCATCATACATCTGGAGATTACGGCGAGCACTGGAGGGACTTTTTGTTGATTACGGTTAATTGAGGAAAGCAGCTGAGATGTAACAATTTTTTTGAGCTGAGCTCTCTTCCAAGACAGGCCTGTGATTTAGCAATGTGATTGGATCAACTCTGTTTTTGGATCTGGTGTTAGCTCAGTTGACACTAGAGTTGACTTATGGTTAGGTTTTTCTGTTTTTCATCCTCTACTACACAACAGAAACCGAAGGTATGGAAAATAGCTGATGTATTTTGAATAATTTCCAATTGTATTCTTTGTTTGAGCTGACAACTAATAGTTTCCCAAATATCTTTGTTCCCCTTTTGTACTTTAGGAGGCCTTTCTGCTAGCAGATAAGACCATGCTTACTGTTTCAAAGAAAGATTCTCAGGAACAAACAGTGAAGTTCACTACTGGATCAGTGGGCCCGAAGCAGATGGCGGATGAAAATAACCATTCAGTTGCTAGTGGGCAGTATGATATTAACTCATCATCTCACCAAGAATGCTGGAGATCTGATGAATGGAATAGACATGCATGCTCTGATGATGACAAAGAGGAGAAAGTTGGGCACCTACAGAAGAGCCAGTCTCTTGGGAACATGCTTCAAGAGGATTGTGATCATCATGGCAGTGAAGGTACTGAGTGTGACATTACAGACCATGATTACAGAAGCCATTGCTCTGGTTTCAAGAGCAATACAGATGTTGAAGAATCCACTAGGTTAGGCAGCAAGAACAACGAGAATGTTTTTGATGCCTCATCTGACCTGATCAGTCATGGTGTTTATGAACCTTCAGTTGATCATGCCGCTGATTCTGACAGGCATCACTCTTATGACCACAGCAAATTTCCAAGGTCACAATCTGCTATATTTCAGAATAATTCTGATAGTGACCGAGAAGGTTCTGTTGATTCTGAGAGACTAGGCCCCCGTTGCAGATCTTTTGAGGATTTATGTTCAATGGACGGTGAAAAGGTTGATTACTTGAGTGGTGATGAAACAAATCGCTCGAAATCAAATTTGCCTGTGCTTTGTGCTGGACCTTCTTCGCCAGGTATCTCTGAATTATTAGACTTGGAGAATGGTTCAGGAGGTCGCTCTGATGCTGCTGAAGATGGCCAACGGTCCTCTGCAAGTGTAGATGGGAAGTTTGTGAGGGATGGGATGATAAGTCATGACTACTGGGATGGCAAATATATTGCTGCTGATAATTCAGCTCATCCAGTTGCCACTTGCTTTGGGGATTCAGGGCATTATTGTGTCATCAATGGTGCTTTAAATCAAGAGAGGGAAGAGAAATTGTGGAACAGAAATAGCGGTCTCGACCAGGAGTCACTTGGCATTGACATGCCTAATTTGAAGAACCCGTCTGACTCGAAGGATATTAGTGAGGAAGCTGAACACAATGAAACTGAAATGAATGGTGATCAGCATTTTGACGAGGACTCAAATGAACTTAGTCCAAGAGCTTACAGCATTAAAAGGATCGAGGATTGGATCAGCCAAATTGATATTGACAGTGACATCATTGTGGAGGAGCAGGGAGAAAGTTCAAGTTCTGCATCAACAAAATATAGCGAGTCGGTGGTCAGTGTTTCTGCTGTGCGCCCTGATGCTAAAAGTCCTCTTGGCATGGAGATAGCTTACACTTATATTTCAAAATTGACTCCTGTTTCTTCATCTGCACAATTGCCAAACCTTGGTTTGGTTGCAATCCCAAGACTGAGCGCGTTCTCAGGCCTACGGCTGTTGAACTTATCAGGGAATTCAATAGGTGAGTATTCTTCCTATAATTCAGCAGATTAATTATTGCTATTATTGGAATATTCATTTGTTTCAGGAGATAATGTCATCAATTTCTCTAACATCTGGGGTTTTCTGCACAGTGCGCGTAACTGCAGGAGCTCTCCCGAAAGGTCTTCACATGTTAAGCCTGTCGAAGAATAATATCTCGATTATTGAAGGCCTTAGAGAACTAACACGCTTACGCTTGCTGGACATAAGCTATAATAGGATCTCTAGAATTGGCCATGGTATGGTTTTCAACAGCTTTTACTTTCTCCTTATGAAATATGCTTAATTTATGGAGAACTGAGCGCTAGCTTAGTGCTTGGGCCACTGTCTGGTGCTCTGGGCTTGCACGGTTCTGCCGCCAATTACTAGTTAATATGTAGGCTGTCCTGATAATAAATTTAATCATGTTTCCCATCAGTATCCTCTGAACAGAGAAATCACTATGCTCCATGGTCCTTGTTATATTCAATGTTTTGAAGAGGAAAATACAGTCCAGTGCATAACATGGAATGATTTATTCTTAATAAAATTGCACCATACTCTTGCAGTTAATGACAGTATAAAACGAACAGATTTGCTTGCTTCTCATTGATTTATGTTTTGGGACACCTTTTAGGTTTGGCTTCATGTTCTTCTTTGAAGGAGTTATATCTGGCTGGTAACAAGATCAGTGAGGTAGATGGCCTTCACCGCCTTCTGAAGCTAAAAGTTCTGGACTTGCGCCACAACAAGATTTCTACATCCAAGGGCCTTGGTCAACTGGCTGCGAACTACAATTCCCTCGAAGCCATCAACCTAGATGGCAACCCGGCACAGAAGAACGTAGGTGACCAGCACCTGAAGAAGTACCTGTTAGGCCTCTTGCCAAACCTTGCTGTGTACAACAAGCAGCCTGTAAGAGCAACTGGCTCAAAAGAGGTCTCGGACCGTCACACACGCAAGATCTCTTCTTCCCATCGTTCTGACCGCAGTTCCAGATCGGACCGCAAATCTTCCAGGTTGGTGGCTGGCACATCTTCACGGCATGCCCGTCCTGCACATGCTTCAGGCCCTTTGGTGAAGCAGTCGAGGTCCCGGAACATGCCAATGGCAGCGCTGGGCTCTAGACCAGTGGAATATGCGGGTGCTGGAGTTCCAGCGAAGCAAATTCAGATGGAGGAAAATTCGCAGTGACATCATCCAAGCAGAGCTGCCTAGCCAGCCAAGGCTTTTGGACAAGGATGTTGCAAGTTTTCCTGTTAAGTTTGTAAAATAATTAAGCTCAAACAGTATGGTGAAGAGCACTTTTCTTATACTGCTAAAGACATGTATTTTTTTTTGTCATAGTACTACGTGGCAGTGTTTTTGAATAAGAGTACACAGGAATGTTGTAAGACAAAACACAAATACCTCTGTGAATTGAATTGGTACCGCCAGTCAGATGTTTTTGTCTAGCGTGTTTTGGTTTGGCTGTTGCTGCAAGCTGAAACCTGAAAGTAGTTTTAAGTTCCCTTTTCCTACCCAAAATCAGGTTGGGGAATCATTTTGCACAGGAAAATACTTTATAGGCACCCACGTGGTTGAGATAATTCTTCAAGCGGTGAATACTTGCACTATTCCTTCAGGGTGGAACGAGACTGCAATTGTGATGATTCCTAAAATAAATTATCCGAAGAAGGTTGCTCAGTTTAAGCTAATTAGTTTGTGTAATGTGGTATATAAGGGGCTACACGATTGAAATTAATCTTACATGAGGTATTAGTAGCTCTACTTGAAGTGATTTTGTCCCCGGATAATGATTACCAACTAGTGGCCTATGAGTGCTATCACACAATTAAAAATAAGAGGGAAGGTCAGGAGGGTATGTGTGCTATTAAGGTGGACATGTATAAAGCCTATGATCGTGTTGAGTGGATTTTCTGAAGGAAATTATGTTGAAGCTCGGTTTTCATACAAGTTTGGTTAACTCAATTATGGCATGCATATCAACTTTAGAGTGTGAGTCCGGTTTAATTCGGAAGAAAGGGAAAGTTTTAAGCATACGAGGGGATTCTTTATTTTCACGTTGCTTCTTGTTATGCACGAATGCACATAGAGTTTGTTGCAATAGTGAAATTCAAAATTAAACTTATACTGGATAGTCGAGACAT
The window above is part of the Triticum aestivum cultivar Chinese Spring chromosome 2A, IWGSC CS RefSeq v2.1, whole genome shotgun sequence genome. Proteins encoded here:
- the LOC123188835 gene encoding uncharacterized protein, translated to MVRFFCFSSSTTQQKPKEAFLLADKTMLTVSKKDSQEQTVKFTTGSVGPKQMADENNHSVASGQYDINSSSHQECWRSDEWNRHACSDDDKEEKVGHLQKSQSLGNMLQEDCDHHGSEGTECDITDHDYRSHCSGFKSNTDVEESTRLGSKNNENVFDASSDLISHGVYEPSVDHAADSDRHHSYDHSKFPRSQSAIFQNNSDSDREGSVDSERLGPRCRSFEDLCSMDGEKVDYLSGDETNRSKSNLPVLCAGPSSPGISELLDLENGSGGRSDAAEDGQRSSASVDGKFVRDGMISHDYWDGKYIAADNSAHPVATCFGDSGHYCVINGALNQEREEKLWNRNSGLDQESLGIDMPNLKNPSDSKDISEEAEHNETEMNGDQHFDEDSNELSPRAYSIKRIEDWISQIDIDSDIIVEEQGESSSSASTKYSESVVSVSAVRPDAKSPLGMEIAYTYISKLTPVSSSAQLPNLGLVAIPRLSAFSGLRLLNLSGNSIVRVTAGALPKGLHMLSLSKNNISIIEGLRELTRLRLLDISYNRISRIGHGLASCSSLKELYLAGNKISEVDGLHRLLKLKVLDLRHNKISTSKGLGQLAANYNSLEAINLDGNPAQKNVGDQHLKKYLLGLLPNLAVYNKQPVRATGSKEVSDRHTRKISSSHRSDRSSRSDRKSSRLVAGTSSRHARPAHASGPLVKQSRSRNMPMAALGSRPVEYAGAGVPAKQIQMEENSQ